In the genome of Salinigranum halophilum, the window CGGCCTCGCGAGCGGGCGCGGACGCGACCCCGACGACTACCACGACGTCTACCCGCTCGCCGACGAGGCGGCGGCGCTGTTCGACGCGCTCGCGTCGCGCGCCGTCGACGAGGCCGCGACGCTCGCCTGAGATGTGTGGGTCCGACGACCACGCCGACGAGACGCCGCGGGTCGTCCGCTACGGGCCCGACGACGACCTCGAACACGTCGTCGACGACCCCGCGAGCGGCGGGACCTACGTCTTGGTCTTCGACCTCGCGACACCCACCTCCGTCGAGGTGGGCGCACTCGGCACGCACGAGCTTCCGGCGGGCGAGTACGCGTACGTGGGGAGCGCGTTCGGTGCGGGAGGGTTCGGCCGTGCCGAACGCCACCGCCGCAAGCTCGACGAGGCGTCGGGGACGGTCCACTGGCACGTCGACGCGCTCACCACGCGTCCCGAGACGTCGTTCGTCGTCGCCTACCTCCTGCCCGACGTCGACCTGGAGTGTGT includes:
- a CDS encoding GIY-YIG nuclease family protein — encoded protein: MCGSDDHADETPRVVRYGPDDDLEHVVDDPASGGTYVLVFDLATPTSVEVGALGTHELPAGEYAYVGSAFGAGGFGRAERHRRKLDEASGTVHWHVDALTTRPETSFVVAYLLPDVDLECVLARRLPAGPLDGFGSSDCDCRSHLSSVDGEAVERTIRTTIGSVDSP